One window of the Eucalyptus grandis isolate ANBG69807.140 chromosome 6, ASM1654582v1, whole genome shotgun sequence genome contains the following:
- the LOC104449608 gene encoding SKP1-interacting partner 15 — protein MDDDEGAPPPIYRLPEDTLHQIFAALPLRQIIVCRSLSKFFLQTLTSPPFLRLISPLFPLRLLALRPPHHHHGHGHHGHHGHGHGHHGHVATTSSPPLLYAFDPRDNLWLRFSLSFLPFRSLHPVASSLGLVYLWGDSSADDSPDAAKSLVACNPLTRRYSVLPQLGSAWSRHGSVLVDSANRVMVLTELAALYFTGSGSGSGSSTRWLKFSSNLPSKPRSPVLASDAVYALCDIGSPWRSQWKLFSCSLRTLKSAHHWIRLEKHEWGDVFDILKRPRLVKGTENNILMVGGLKSSFALNASCSTILILRLDLETLEWEEAGRMPVEMFQSFAESSKFKVFGGGNRVCFSGKRVGRLALWDCLDKKAEWRWIEGIPAHGDGFCRGFVFEAGLTELP, from the coding sequence ATGGACGACGACGAGGGCGCGCCGCCGCCGATCTACCGGCTGCCGGAGGACACCCTCCACCAGATCTTCGCCGCCCTCCCGCTCCGCCAGATCATCGTGTGCCGATCCCTCTCCAAGTTCTTCCTCCAAACCCTCACCTCCCCTCCCTTCCTCCGCCTCATCTCGCCGCTCTTCCCCCTCCGCCTCCTCGCCCTCCgccctccccaccaccaccacggcCACGGCCACCACGGCCACCACGGCCACGGCCACGGCCACCACGGCCACGTGGCCACCacctcctcccctcccctcctctACGCCTTCGACCCGCGCGACAACCTGTGGCTCCGCTTCTCCCTGTCCTTCCTCCCCTTCCGCTCCCTCCACCCCGTCGCCTCCTCCCTCGGCCTCGTCTACCTCTGGGGCGACTCCTCCGCCGACGACTCCCCCGACGCGGCCAAGTCCCTCGTCGCCTGCAACCCCCTGACCCGCCGCTACTCCGTCCTCCCCCAGCTCGGCTCCGCCTGGTCCCGCCACGGCTCCGTCCTCGTTGACTCCGCCAACCGCGTCATGGTCCTCACCGAGCTCGCTGCCCTCTACTTcaccggctccggctccggctccggatCCTCCACGCGGTGGCTCAAGTTCTCCTCCAACCTGCCCTCCAAGCCCCGCAGCCCCGTCCTGGCCTCCGACGCCGTCTACGCGCTCTGCGACATCGGGTCGCCGTGGAGGAGCCAGTGGAAGCTCTTCTCTTGCTCGCTCAGGACTCTGAAGTCGGCGCACCACTGGATCAGGCTGGAGAAGCACGAGTGGGGTGACGTGTTCGACATATTGAAGCGGCCGCGCCTCGTGAAGGGCACCGAGAACAATATCCTGATGGTGGGCGGATTGAAGTCCTCGTTCGCGCTGAACGCTTCCTGCTCGACGATCTTGATTCTGAGGCTGGATTTGGAGACGCTGGAGTGGGAAGAGGCGGGGCGGATGCCCGTGGAGATGTTCCAGAGCTTCGCGGAGTCGAGCAAGTTCAAGGTGTTCGGAGGTGGGAACAGGGTGTGCTTTTCGGGGAAAAGGGTCGGGAGATTGGCGTTGTGGGATTGCCTTGACAAGAAAGCGGAGTGGAGGTGGATAGAGGGCATTCCGGCGCATGGGGACGGTTTCTGCAGAGGGTTTGTGTTCGAGGCGGGGCTCACTGAGTTGCCTTGA